From Chryseobacterium sp. IHB B 17019, one genomic window encodes:
- a CDS encoding GTP pyrophosphokinase — translation MNSQEDSKVHLDWYSKNRPIYKDLCAKVEFILKEVLEINNINYHSITSRAKDILSFEAKINKPKYTDPKTQITDLCGVRIICYVESDLQKICKLLETNFIIDKENSLDKSLLLGDDKVGYKSIHYVSSLDSNRLCLPEYSKFEGLKFEIQVRTILQHAWAEIEHDRSYKFSGVLPSDIARKFKLLAGNLELIDKEFDNIANLIDAISDDVVRGTKSGNLDFELNSTTLRNFLETKFHDLIESGLATKEYGFYQGEEIVIQELNDFGISTIKELDDIIPEKLSEKLKQYKVLTNLLGILRDVMLINDYKKYFKNCYKDKWAIISMYDESNYYNDFGIDVKQLAREYDNHNL, via the coding sequence ATGAACTCACAAGAAGATTCCAAAGTTCACCTAGACTGGTATTCTAAAAATAGACCTATTTATAAGGATTTATGTGCAAAAGTAGAATTTATTTTAAAAGAAGTTCTTGAAATAAATAACATAAATTATCATAGCATTACTTCTAGAGCTAAAGATATTTTAAGCTTTGAAGCTAAAATAAATAAGCCCAAATATACAGATCCAAAAACTCAAATCACAGATTTATGCGGTGTAAGAATTATTTGTTATGTAGAAAGTGATTTACAAAAAATATGTAAATTATTAGAAACAAATTTTATTATTGACAAAGAAAATAGTTTAGATAAAAGCTTATTATTAGGAGATGACAAAGTTGGCTATAAATCAATCCATTATGTATCATCACTTGATAGCAATAGACTATGTCTACCCGAATACAGTAAGTTTGAAGGCTTAAAATTTGAAATACAAGTAAGAACAATATTACAACATGCGTGGGCAGAAATCGAACATGATAGAAGCTATAAATTTTCCGGAGTATTACCTAGTGATATTGCACGAAAGTTCAAACTCCTTGCCGGCAATCTAGAATTAATAGACAAAGAATTTGATAACATAGCTAATTTGATTGATGCAATCTCAGATGACGTAGTAAGAGGAACCAAATCTGGGAATTTAGATTTTGAATTAAATTCAACAACCTTAAGGAATTTTTTAGAAACAAAATTTCATGATCTCATTGAAAGTGGTCTAGCTACAAAAGAGTATGGATTTTACCAAGGAGAAGAAATTGTTATTCAAGAACTTAATGATTTTGGAATAAGTACAATTAAAGAATTAGATGATATAATTCCTGAAAAGTTATCTGAAAAACTAAAACAATATAAAGTATTAACAAATCTATTAGGTATATTAAGAGATGTAATGCTGATTAATGATTATAAAAAATACTTTAAAAATTGTTATAAAGATAAATGGGCAATCATTAGCATGTATGACGAAAGTAATTATTACAATGATTTTGGTATTGATGTAAAGCAACTTGCAAGAGAATATGACAATCATAATTTATGA
- a CDS encoding response regulator transcription factor, with protein sequence MRPRLTIFDEPLLYTEGLSKLLGQTEIFANIHICNCPQALALVLKDDPPEFLMISSNMLILTDLYKSVENITSKNKGIKIIIIGNDYDVIDIRKLFNKGIKSYLDKNSRYDEFIKSIQALLLNEIYICDHAKNRMINFISHEQNQTKIHIKDPLTKRELEILKLICDGLSSKDISEKLFISINTVETHRKRILLKLNVKNSVGVVKYALENHIID encoded by the coding sequence ATGAGACCAAGATTAACCATCTTTGACGAGCCCTTGTTATATACAGAAGGGCTTTCCAAACTTCTCGGACAAACTGAGATTTTTGCCAATATTCATATCTGCAATTGCCCACAGGCTCTGGCCTTAGTCCTCAAAGATGATCCACCTGAATTTCTCATGATAAGCTCAAACATGCTGATTCTCACAGATCTTTACAAATCAGTAGAAAATATTACATCAAAAAACAAGGGAATAAAAATCATCATTATCGGTAATGATTATGATGTAATCGATATTCGGAAGCTATTCAACAAAGGGATAAAAAGCTATCTCGACAAAAACAGCCGTTACGACGAATTCATCAAATCTATTCAGGCTCTACTTCTCAACGAAATCTACATTTGCGATCACGCCAAAAACAGGATGATCAATTTCATAAGCCATGAGCAGAACCAAACTAAAATCCACATCAAGGACCCTCTCACAAAACGTGAATTGGAAATCCTGAAACTCATCTGCGACGGACTTAGCAGCAAAGACATCTCAGAAAAACTTTTTATAAGCATTAATACGGTAGAAACACACAGAAAAAGAATTTTATTAAAACTTAATGTAAAAAATTCTGTCGGAGTTGTGAAATATGCGCTTGAAAACCACATTATCGACTGA
- a CDS encoding Rne/Rng family ribonuclease, translating to MKKELIVSHEDDLTKIALLEDGRLCELHEQEDKSDFIVGDLFIGKVKKLAPNLNAAFVNIGYDKDAFLHYQDLGPQYLTYKKFLRDTISKKQSASSLKNFEIQPEIDKNGTVDKVITKDDLVLLQITKEPISTKGPRISTQISLTGRFLVLIPFDNKVSISKKVKSFEEKERLRTLIESIKPEGFGVIIRTVAEGKKVADLHNDMNQLIQKWETTFKNIQKNKVPSRVLSEDDKASAILRDNFNQDFVSITCDDEEMVEAMKSYVEVIAPERKNIVHFYNSHIPLLEYYNVEKQLKQSFGKHVNIPSSKGAYLVIEHTEALHVVDVNSGNNITTGTAVNKEHALKVNKMAATEIARQLRLRDMGGIIVIDFIDMTNPEHRRDLYEHLKEEMKRDKARHKILPPSKFGLIQITRQRNRPEKQIDTKEENPNKDGEIVAPIVIVERMSEALRTIMQKEKGKLYLHVHPFVEAYLTKGINSIQTKWFMKYKKWVSVIPRDSFKYLEYRIYNSKKEELIGYSN from the coding sequence ATGAAGAAAGAACTAATAGTTTCGCATGAAGATGATCTTACAAAGATTGCACTGCTGGAAGACGGAAGACTATGTGAACTTCATGAGCAAGAGGACAAAAGCGATTTTATAGTTGGAGATTTGTTTATTGGAAAAGTAAAAAAACTGGCACCAAACCTTAATGCCGCATTCGTAAATATCGGGTATGACAAAGATGCTTTCCTGCATTATCAGGATCTTGGCCCGCAATATCTTACGTATAAAAAGTTTTTGAGAGACACCATTTCCAAAAAGCAAAGCGCTTCAAGCTTAAAAAATTTCGAGATACAACCCGAAATAGATAAAAACGGAACCGTAGACAAAGTAATCACCAAAGATGACCTTGTTTTACTACAAATCACTAAAGAGCCCATCTCTACAAAAGGACCCAGAATTTCTACCCAGATTTCCCTTACAGGACGCTTTTTAGTGCTGATTCCTTTCGATAATAAAGTTTCGATTTCCAAAAAAGTAAAAAGCTTTGAGGAAAAAGAGAGACTGAGAACATTGATCGAAAGTATTAAACCTGAAGGATTCGGGGTTATTATAAGAACCGTAGCCGAGGGTAAAAAAGTAGCAGACCTGCACAATGATATGAATCAACTGATTCAGAAATGGGAAACTACTTTTAAAAATATACAGAAAAATAAAGTTCCGTCCAGAGTCTTAAGCGAAGATGATAAAGCTTCAGCTATTTTAAGAGACAATTTCAACCAGGATTTCGTAAGCATTACCTGCGACGACGAAGAAATGGTAGAAGCAATGAAAAGCTATGTGGAGGTTATAGCTCCCGAAAGAAAGAATATTGTCCACTTTTATAATTCTCATATTCCTCTTCTGGAATATTATAATGTTGAAAAACAGCTCAAGCAAAGCTTCGGGAAACACGTCAATATCCCTAGCTCAAAAGGTGCTTATCTTGTCATAGAACATACAGAAGCACTACACGTAGTCGACGTAAACTCCGGAAACAATATCACTACCGGAACCGCTGTCAATAAAGAACACGCACTGAAAGTGAACAAAATGGCAGCCACCGAGATCGCAAGACAATTGCGTCTCCGTGATATGGGTGGAATCATCGTAATCGATTTTATCGACATGACGAACCCCGAACACAGAAGAGATCTGTACGAACACCTGAAGGAAGAAATGAAGCGCGACAAAGCACGCCATAAGATTCTCCCTCCGAGCAAGTTCGGATTGATACAAATCACCAGACAAAGAAACCGTCCGGAAAAACAGATCGACACCAAAGAAGAAAACCCGAATAAAGACGGAGAAATCGTAGCTCCGATCGTAATCGTGGAAAGAATGAGCGAAGCCTTGAGAACCATCATGCAAAAGGAAAAAGGAAAGCTTTACCTGCATGTACATCCGTTTGTGGAAGCTTACCTTACAAAGGGGATCAACAGCATCCAGACGAAATGGTTCATGAAATATAAAAAATGGGTCAGCGTTATTCCAAGGGATTCTTTTAAGTACTTAGAATACAGGATTTATAATTCGAAAAAAGAAGAATTGATAGGATATTCTAATTGA
- a CDS encoding HU family DNA-binding protein: protein MTKAELVNTISNKLGTEKNETQKVVEAFMQEIRTSMYNGDNVYLRGFGSFIIKTRAAKTGRNISKNTAIEIPAHNIPAFKPSKSFVEKVKTKVTVK from the coding sequence ATGACAAAGGCAGAATTGGTAAACACCATCTCAAATAAGTTGGGAACAGAAAAGAATGAAACACAGAAAGTTGTAGAAGCTTTTATGCAAGAAATCAGGACTTCTATGTATAATGGGGATAATGTTTATCTTAGAGGTTTTGGATCTTTTATCATTAAGACTAGAGCAGCAAAAACGGGAAGAAACATTTCTAAAAACACTGCCATTGAAATCCCTGCGCACAACATTCCTGCTTTCAAACCATCAAAATCTTTTGTTGAGAAAGTAAAAACGAAAGTTACCGTAAAATAA
- a CDS encoding carboxypeptidase-like regulatory domain-containing protein, which translates to MKTLLKILSIFILAICLFSCDEELVDQAQTGSMKGKVVKRGTNQPIANVKIFTSPTTQTVFTGTDGSFEITAMPIGNYSVKAELTGYISNYQGVNIQNQNQEVTVVFEMDDDESLNSPPTAPKLLSPIDNAVDQPLGVELTWSATDPDATDVLKYNVTIKNNVNTNIIQVNDLTATHYTFSNLNYGVSYFWQVSVSDGIHSPVLSPVSKFTTNTVPTNRYHYVQKQNGNLVVISSDASGTNFQFTNSSYNSWRPRKNNNSGLIAFLRTEGGSNHIYTANPDGSNPFKVTTVPVAGFRNDVLDFAWSTNGQEILYANFNKLYRINKDGSGLALVYTTPDGSMISECDWSYDGSKIALKTNDFNGYNTKIYVIDMLGNILKTVLTGTSGASGGLNFSVDGQMLVYSNDVSGYQDGSGNYRQLDSHIFIYNLMTNITYDISLESEKAMGTNDLDPRFSPNNAQVIFMNTSNDNISQKNVMVIDLNSSMTDLTRAVLFNNAEMPDYE; encoded by the coding sequence ATGAAAACTTTATTAAAAATTCTCAGCATATTTATTCTTGCTATTTGCCTATTTTCCTGTGATGAAGAGCTTGTAGATCAGGCACAGACTGGAAGCATGAAAGGAAAAGTAGTGAAAAGAGGTACCAACCAGCCTATTGCCAATGTGAAAATTTTCACCTCACCCACCACACAGACGGTTTTTACAGGAACGGACGGATCTTTTGAGATCACCGCAATGCCAATCGGGAATTATTCTGTAAAAGCGGAACTCACAGGATATATCAGCAATTATCAGGGAGTTAATATCCAGAACCAGAATCAGGAGGTGACGGTAGTTTTTGAAATGGACGATGATGAATCTTTAAACTCTCCACCCACGGCACCGAAATTATTAAGCCCCATTGATAACGCTGTTGATCAGCCTTTAGGCGTAGAACTTACCTGGAGTGCAACTGATCCTGATGCTACTGACGTTTTAAAATATAATGTAACCATAAAAAATAATGTAAATACTAATATCATTCAGGTAAATGATCTTACGGCGACTCATTATACATTCTCAAACCTGAATTATGGTGTAAGTTATTTCTGGCAGGTCTCTGTCTCAGACGGGATTCATTCTCCGGTGCTAAGTCCGGTGAGTAAATTTACTACCAACACCGTTCCTACCAACCGTTATCATTATGTTCAAAAGCAAAACGGAAATCTGGTTGTCATATCAAGTGATGCCTCCGGTACGAATTTCCAGTTTACCAATTCTTCTTACAACAGCTGGAGGCCGAGAAAAAATAACAATTCGGGATTGATTGCATTTTTGAGGACTGAAGGAGGAAGTAATCATATTTATACCGCTAATCCTGATGGCTCAAATCCTTTTAAAGTGACGACCGTTCCGGTGGCGGGATTTAGAAATGATGTGCTTGATTTTGCGTGGAGTACGAACGGACAGGAGATTCTTTACGCTAATTTTAATAAATTATACAGAATCAATAAAGATGGAAGCGGACTGGCTCTGGTCTACACAACTCCCGACGGCAGCATGATCTCAGAGTGTGACTGGAGCTATGACGGCAGTAAAATTGCCTTAAAAACAAATGACTTTAACGGATATAATACAAAAATCTATGTGATAGATATGCTCGGGAATATTCTGAAAACGGTTCTTACAGGAACTTCCGGTGCAAGTGGTGGGCTCAACTTCTCTGTAGACGGGCAAATGCTTGTCTATTCAAACGATGTATCCGGCTATCAGGATGGTTCTGGCAATTACAGGCAGCTTGATTCTCATATTTTTATATATAATTTAATGACAAATATAACCTACGATATTTCATTGGAAAGCGAAAAAGCAATGGGAACGAATGACCTTGATCCCAGATTTTCGCCCAATAATGCACAAGTAATCTTCATGAATACTTCAAATGATAACATTTCTCAGAAGAATGTTATGGTTATTGATTTGAACAGCTCTATGACTGATCTCACTAGGGCTGTTCTTTTCAACAATGCTGAAATGCCGGATTATGAATAG
- a CDS encoding OsmC family protein, translated as MSKHHHYKTTIQWTGNKGTGTSGYRDYERSHTISVENKPMIEGSSDPAFRGDKTKYNPEEMFLSSLSSCHMLWYLHFCSEAAIIVTEYVDHATGIMEETSTGSGRFTEVTLHSTVTVKDKSMIEKAIELHHKANEFCFIANSVNFSVKHIPNVLVN; from the coding sequence ATGAGCAAACACCACCACTACAAAACCACCATCCAATGGACCGGCAACAAAGGAACCGGAACCAGCGGCTATCGGGATTACGAGAGGAGTCATACGATTTCCGTAGAAAACAAACCAATGATTGAAGGTTCTTCCGATCCTGCTTTTCGGGGTGATAAAACTAAATATAATCCGGAGGAAATGTTTTTGTCTTCCCTTTCGTCCTGCCATATGCTTTGGTATCTGCACTTTTGTTCGGAGGCGGCAATTATTGTGACTGAATATGTCGATCATGCCACCGGAATTATGGAAGAAACTAGTACAGGAAGCGGCCGGTTTACTGAAGTTACTTTACATTCTACCGTCACTGTAAAAGATAAATCAATGATTGAGAAAGCAATAGAACTTCATCATAAAGCCAATGAATTCTGTTTTATTGCCAACTCCGTAAACTTTTCCGTGAAACATATCCCTAATGTGTTAGTTAATTAA